A part of Pantoea vagans genomic DNA contains:
- a CDS encoding PLP-dependent aminotransferase family protein, translated as MADVIGEQESQSSRYRQIAEQIKQAIHAGSLAPDSRLPSVRTLATQYNVSLTTALKTLRTLEDERYAVARPKSGFFVAPQRPSSRQLPAISEQPHAIAPLDEQTELHLAMLGSDCRVRLDLANGDSALYPVKRIGLLMRQMGYSKPALLGNTVKGTGYAPLKTEIARRAVDYGCNISADDILITNGCIEAISLSLRATTQPGDVVAVESPCYFVLLQMLHNLNLRVIEVEAGPEGYVNVAKLTGLFQRKAVRVFLTLCNVNNPLGKSIPNEHKAYIARQADENDVVIIEDDIFGDTAFGERRPFPMRAFSPNAILCSGFSKTVAPGIRIGWVHSVNYMRKIASLKYTSTMGTSVLSQAAVAELLRSGGYDAHLRKLRRELARQIREMRQSVLREFPAGTRVSDPEGGYVLWVEMPRGALNVRELFLKARNAGIGIAPGHIFATDQRYDHCFRLNAGFGWNAEVEQAIQQLAQWCQLSLTDSQEQQD; from the coding sequence ATGGCCGATGTTATCGGGGAACAGGAGAGTCAGAGCAGTCGTTACCGCCAGATAGCAGAACAGATCAAGCAGGCCATTCATGCCGGTTCGCTGGCTCCCGACAGCCGTCTGCCGTCGGTACGCACGCTGGCGACGCAGTACAATGTCAGCCTCACCACCGCCCTGAAAACATTGCGCACGCTGGAAGATGAGCGCTACGCCGTCGCCCGGCCTAAATCGGGCTTTTTTGTCGCCCCGCAGCGGCCCTCTTCACGTCAGCTGCCCGCCATCAGCGAACAGCCACACGCCATCGCACCGCTGGATGAACAGACCGAACTGCATCTGGCGATGCTTGGCTCAGACTGCCGGGTGCGCCTCGATCTGGCTAACGGCGACAGCGCGCTCTATCCGGTCAAACGCATCGGCCTGCTGATGCGTCAGATGGGCTACAGCAAACCGGCCCTGCTCGGCAATACGGTCAAGGGCACCGGCTATGCGCCGCTGAAAACCGAGATTGCCCGTCGCGCGGTCGATTATGGCTGCAATATCAGCGCCGACGATATTCTGATCACCAACGGCTGCATCGAGGCGATCTCACTGTCGCTGCGCGCCACCACCCAGCCGGGCGATGTGGTCGCCGTAGAGTCACCCTGCTATTTCGTGCTGCTGCAGATGCTGCATAACCTGAACCTGCGGGTGATTGAAGTGGAAGCCGGGCCGGAAGGGTATGTGAATGTGGCAAAGCTCACCGGGCTGTTTCAGCGTAAAGCGGTGCGGGTCTTTCTCACCCTGTGCAACGTCAATAATCCGCTGGGCAAGAGTATTCCCAACGAGCATAAAGCCTATATCGCGCGGCAGGCGGATGAGAATGATGTAGTGATCATTGAGGATGATATTTTTGGCGATACCGCCTTTGGTGAGCGTCGCCCCTTCCCGATGCGTGCCTTCAGCCCCAACGCCATTCTCTGCAGCGGCTTCTCTAAAACTGTGGCACCGGGCATTCGTATTGGCTGGGTGCACAGCGTTAACTACATGCGCAAAATCGCCTCGCTGAAATATACCTCCACCATGGGCACCTCCGTGCTGTCACAGGCGGCGGTGGCGGAGCTGCTGCGCAGCGGCGGCTATGATGCGCACCTGCGCAAACTGCGGCGCGAGCTGGCGCGGCAAATCCGTGAAATGCGGCAGTCGGTATTGCGGGAATTTCCGGCGGGAACCCGGGTGTCCGATCCGGAAGGAGGCTATGTGCTGTGGGTGGAAATGCCACGGGGGGCACTGAACGTGCGCGAGCTGTTTCTGAAAGCGCGCAATGCGGGCATCGGGATTGCGCCGGGCCACATTTTTGCTACCGATCAGCGCTACGATCACTGTTTC